One window of the Carnobacterium maltaromaticum DSM 20342 genome contains the following:
- a CDS encoding peptidoglycan amidohydrolase family protein has product MANVEAVINWFQARKGKVSYSMTNRLGPNSYDCSSAVFFSLIEGGFLPQGTGIGNTESLYQLEGSLLTEISRSQVQRGDIFVAGAKGGSGGANGHTGVFVNNASIIHCTGGRGIVETVAEGWMGGPPVYFYRLKGNTTNPPTGTARLDQQYGIDIFNITQAKAVEMVPKLQETFALTFLSDIVSIVQSNNAYEIKVVALTKPQAVKYVPVIQRLVAGTVPNYNLMDTFGVPQSNGSFWIRAINIRTANEANKLIPLIRRTVALDLMGPFVFGTTIDGKQGIRMKHLSKNEAEIIQQQIVKKWPELDMHTRIEFGK; this is encoded by the coding sequence ATGGCAAATGTAGAAGCAGTAATTAATTGGTTTCAGGCAAGAAAAGGAAAGGTAAGTTATTCAATGACTAACCGACTCGGACCCAATAGTTATGATTGTAGTTCGGCAGTATTTTTTTCACTAATTGAGGGTGGATTTTTACCTCAAGGAACAGGAATCGGAAATACTGAAAGTTTATACCAGTTAGAAGGATCATTATTAACTGAAATTAGTCGTTCTCAAGTCCAACGAGGAGATATTTTTGTTGCCGGAGCTAAAGGTGGAAGCGGTGGAGCCAATGGACACACAGGAGTATTTGTGAACAATGCAAGTATTATTCATTGTACAGGTGGTCGAGGGATTGTAGAAACTGTAGCAGAAGGTTGGATGGGCGGTCCGCCAGTTTATTTTTATCGCTTAAAAGGAAATACAACAAATCCACCAACTGGAACAGCAAGACTAGATCAACAATACGGGATTGATATTTTTAATATTACTCAAGCTAAAGCAGTGGAAATGGTGCCTAAACTACAAGAAACTTTTGCACTTACTTTTTTAAGTGACATTGTTAGTATTGTTCAATCTAATAATGCTTATGAAATTAAAGTAGTAGCATTGACGAAACCACAAGCGGTTAAATATGTACCAGTAATTCAACGTTTAGTTGCTGGAACTGTACCAAATTATAATTTGATGGATACCTTTGGAGTTCCTCAAAGCAATGGATCTTTTTGGATTCGAGCTATCAATATTCGAACAGCGAATGAAGCGAACAAATTAATTCCTTTAATTAGACGAACAGTAGCTTTAGATTTAATGGGACCTTTTGTATTTGGAACAACCATTGATGGCAAGCAAGGAATTCGAATGAAACACCTTTCGAAGAATGAAGCTGAAATTATTCAGCAACAAATAGTAAAAAAATGGCCAGAATTAGATATGCATACTCGAATTGAATTTGGAAAATAA
- a CDS encoding peptidoglycan recognition protein family protein: MNYKIDIVNAQTNSLKPLGAVIHNDAGSMTPFQYIEWLKGRDLELGFAHFYINRNENYQAMETNRVAWHCGNSWGNGNLLSYEVCESFSASDTDFLANEEAVFQQVAKDFKLYAITPNRDTVRLHKEFFNTACPHRSWDLHGKELNAVKDYFISRVAHYMGLIKPETIIPVGGISVGTNIYANFGSLVDSSVKPSPGPIGPVNSAWVTDFIPGRPSPYEISRDGKVAGYTARANISRVNQLPANSIPEGSNVTCYRNSVSADRTPLNPTGYQTYWVAQYLDGGKKAPYRLVKNGMTAGFADRDNIQLVN; this comes from the coding sequence ATGAACTATAAAATTGATATCGTTAATGCACAGACAAACAGTTTAAAGCCACTGGGTGCGGTTATCCATAACGATGCGGGAAGCATGACGCCATTTCAGTATATCGAGTGGTTAAAAGGACGAGATTTAGAATTAGGTTTTGCACATTTTTATATCAATCGGAATGAAAATTATCAAGCGATGGAAACAAATCGTGTTGCATGGCACTGTGGAAATTCATGGGGGAATGGAAATTTATTGAGCTACGAAGTATGCGAAAGTTTTTCAGCATCTGATACTGATTTTTTAGCAAATGAAGAAGCTGTTTTTCAACAAGTAGCAAAAGATTTCAAACTGTATGCTATTACACCCAATAGAGATACTGTCCGACTTCATAAAGAATTCTTTAATACTGCATGTCCGCATCGTTCTTGGGATTTACATGGAAAAGAGTTAAATGCAGTTAAAGATTATTTTATTTCTAGAGTAGCTCATTATATGGGGTTAATTAAGCCAGAAACTATTATTCCGGTTGGTGGAATTTCAGTGGGAACCAATATTTATGCGAATTTTGGTTCATTAGTAGATTCATCAGTAAAACCGTCTCCAGGCCCAATTGGACCAGTTAATTCAGCTTGGGTAACTGATTTTATACCTGGTCGACCATCACCGTATGAGATTTCTAGAGATGGAAAAGTAGCGGGTTATACTGCTCGAGCGAATATCTCTCGAGTAAATCAATTACCTGCTAACTCAATTCCAGAAGGAAGTAATGTTACTTGTTATAGAAATTCAGTATCAGCTGATCGTACACCATTAAATCCAACGGGCTATCAAACCTACTGGGTCGCACAGTATCTAGATGGAGGCAAAAAAGCGCCTTACCGTTTAGTGAAAAATGGAATGACAGCTGGGTTTGCAGATCGTGACAATATCCAGTTAGTTAACTAA
- the rpoN gene encoding RNA polymerase factor sigma-54, translating into MNFEQKFSQQQKQVQKMAMTQQLQQSIQMLQYNADELISFLEQKALENPLIEVTVERDFAEEAALYPIQKTNYQNSSGQDEQNYLNQVPDTSTSLFEFLLEQIHLTMRDTYLRELVLLLTENIDDNGYLKIDLVEVAKSVGAEEIQMLDALTLLQQLDPPGVGARNLQECLMLQIERDDRAPNMAYVIMEEEFENFANRKWKEITKKFDVSLAEIQEISDYVQTLTPRPGAVYDGTREQYIRPDLVVRIENESIKVLSTKTGLPVVNFQKEYYQEMSQFKDKDVTHFMKEKYNEYEWIKRSIMQRGETIVKVGTAIVERQKEFFINPEHPIKSLTLKEISEKLGIHESTVSRSVNGKYLETSFGIFELKSFFTNSLGNQNDGTETEEDISGDSVRKKLLVIIEEEDKGKPLSDQKIVELMKADGIDVSRRTIAKYRDILAIPSSSKRKRFD; encoded by the coding sequence GTGAATTTTGAACAAAAATTCAGCCAGCAACAAAAACAAGTTCAGAAAATGGCTATGACCCAACAACTGCAACAATCTATCCAAATGCTACAATATAATGCAGATGAGTTGATTAGTTTTTTAGAACAGAAAGCTTTAGAAAATCCGTTGATAGAAGTAACTGTTGAAAGAGATTTTGCTGAGGAAGCTGCACTTTATCCAATTCAAAAAACAAACTATCAAAATAGCTCTGGTCAAGATGAACAGAATTATTTAAATCAAGTTCCAGATACCAGCACATCCCTATTTGAATTCCTACTAGAACAAATTCATTTAACTATGCGTGATACATATTTACGCGAGCTCGTGCTACTTTTAACCGAAAATATTGATGATAACGGCTATCTGAAAATTGATTTAGTTGAAGTTGCCAAGTCAGTTGGGGCAGAAGAAATCCAGATGCTTGATGCTCTAACGTTGTTACAACAATTGGACCCACCAGGTGTAGGTGCGAGAAATCTACAAGAGTGTTTAATGCTCCAAATCGAAAGAGACGACCGTGCTCCGAATATGGCTTACGTTATTATGGAAGAAGAGTTTGAAAATTTTGCTAATCGCAAATGGAAAGAAATTACAAAAAAATTTGATGTTAGCTTAGCTGAGATTCAAGAAATATCAGATTATGTTCAGACGTTAACTCCTCGCCCTGGAGCAGTTTATGATGGCACAAGAGAACAGTACATTCGACCTGACTTAGTTGTGAGAATTGAGAATGAAAGTATTAAAGTCTTGTCAACAAAAACGGGTCTACCAGTTGTAAACTTCCAGAAAGAGTATTATCAAGAGATGTCTCAGTTTAAGGATAAAGATGTTACGCATTTTATGAAAGAGAAATATAATGAGTATGAATGGATTAAAAGGAGTATTATGCAACGTGGTGAAACGATTGTTAAGGTAGGAACAGCAATTGTTGAACGTCAAAAAGAATTTTTTATTAATCCAGAGCATCCAATCAAATCCCTAACTCTAAAAGAAATTTCAGAAAAATTAGGCATTCATGAATCGACGGTTAGTCGTTCTGTTAATGGCAAATACTTGGAAACTAGTTTTGGAATTTTTGAACTGAAAAGTTTCTTTACGAATTCATTAGGTAACCAAAATGATGGGACAGAGACTGAAGAAGATATTTCTGGAGATAGCGTTAGAAAGAAACTGCTTGTAATTATTGAAGAAGAGGATAAAGGAAAGCCTTTATCTGATCAAAAAATTGTTGAATTAATGAAAGCAGATGGAATCGATGTATCACGTCGCACGATTGCAAAGTACCGAGATATATTGGCGATTCCGTCATCATCTAAGAGAAAACGATTTGATTAG
- a CDS encoding transposase — protein sequence MLKVLLYSYTQNQFPGRKIERMMTDSIRMMWLAHHEVVSYCRLNRLRATPHTAALFQECFNFVLNSLKQI from the coding sequence ATGCTTAAGGTTCTTTTATATTCCTATACTCAAAATCAATTTCCAGGTCGCAAAATCGAACGAATGATGACCGATAGTATTCGGATGATGTGGTTGGCTCATCATGAAGTTGTGAGTTACTGTAGGTTGAACCGTCTTCGAGCCACTCCTCATACCGCTGCTCTCTTTCAAGAATGCTTTAATTTCGTTCTCAACTCGCTCAAGCAGATTTAA